Proteins from a single region of Dyadobacter fanqingshengii:
- the typA gene encoding translational GTPase TypA, giving the protein MQAIRNIAIIAHVDHGKTTLVDKIIHASKLFRDNQEFDDLILDNNDLERERGITITSKNVSVRYKDVKINVIDTPGHADFGGEVERVLKMSDGVLLLVDAFEGPMPQTRFVLGKAIGLGLKPIVVVNKVDKENCRPEEVQENVFDLMFNLGATEDQLDFVTVYGSSKQGWMGPDWKTPTDNITFLLDTIISSIPAPVIDEGNAQMQITSLDYNAFVGRIAIGRVKRGVLKEGANMMLCKADGVFKKVKIKELQIFEGLGRVKVSEVTAGDICAVTGIEDFEIGDTLADAENPEPLPRIAVDEPTMNMLFTINNSPFFGKEGKFVTSRHLRDRLMKETEKNLALRVEATDTEDKFLVFGRGILHLSVLIETMRREGYELQLGQPQVLFKEDEKGERLEPIETLVVDVPESTAGKVIELATQRKGELLIMEPKGDLQHLEFEIPSRGLIGLRSNVLTATQGEAVMTHRFKEFGSFRGPIPGRISGSIISKNTGPATGYTIDKLQDRGRFFVEPGDEIYGGQVIGEHNRPNDIVVNLQEAKKLTNMRASGTDDGLRIAPKINFSLEESMEYIQKDEYLEVTPQSMRMRKIYLEENDRKRNSGKMEMA; this is encoded by the coding sequence ATGCAAGCCATTCGTAACATCGCAATCATTGCGCACGTTGACCACGGTAAAACTACATTGGTTGACAAAATCATTCACGCTTCAAAGTTATTTCGCGATAACCAGGAGTTTGATGACCTAATCCTTGATAATAATGATCTTGAAAGGGAGCGTGGAATCACCATCACTTCTAAGAACGTATCGGTGCGTTACAAAGACGTAAAAATCAATGTAATTGATACACCAGGTCACGCAGACTTTGGTGGTGAAGTGGAACGCGTACTTAAAATGTCGGATGGCGTTTTGTTGCTTGTTGATGCATTCGAAGGCCCAATGCCACAAACACGTTTCGTACTGGGCAAGGCGATTGGCCTTGGCTTGAAACCGATCGTGGTTGTAAATAAAGTTGACAAAGAAAACTGCCGCCCGGAAGAAGTTCAGGAAAACGTTTTTGACCTGATGTTCAACCTGGGAGCAACAGAAGACCAGCTTGATTTCGTAACTGTTTACGGTTCGTCGAAACAAGGATGGATGGGCCCGGATTGGAAAACACCAACGGATAATATTACATTCTTGCTTGATACCATTATCAGCTCTATCCCCGCTCCGGTGATTGACGAAGGAAATGCGCAGATGCAGATCACTTCTCTGGATTATAATGCATTCGTAGGCCGTATCGCAATCGGTCGTGTGAAACGCGGTGTGTTGAAAGAGGGCGCTAACATGATGCTTTGCAAAGCGGATGGCGTTTTCAAGAAAGTAAAAATCAAAGAATTACAAATATTTGAAGGACTTGGTCGTGTGAAGGTTTCCGAAGTTACGGCGGGTGATATCTGCGCAGTAACGGGTATTGAAGATTTCGAAATTGGCGATACACTTGCTGATGCCGAAAATCCTGAGCCACTTCCACGTATCGCTGTGGATGAGCCTACGATGAATATGCTCTTCACAATCAACAATTCTCCATTCTTCGGTAAAGAAGGCAAGTTTGTAACATCACGCCACCTTCGTGACCGTCTGATGAAAGAAACGGAGAAAAACCTTGCACTTCGCGTTGAAGCAACGGATACAGAAGATAAATTCCTTGTTTTTGGACGTGGTATTCTTCACTTGTCTGTATTGATCGAAACAATGCGTCGTGAGGGTTATGAATTACAATTGGGTCAGCCTCAGGTTCTTTTCAAAGAAGACGAAAAAGGCGAGCGCCTTGAACCGATTGAAACTTTGGTTGTGGACGTGCCTGAATCGACTGCTGGAAAAGTGATCGAATTGGCAACACAGCGTAAAGGTGAGTTGTTGATCATGGAACCAAAAGGCGATTTGCAACACCTTGAATTTGAAATTCCTTCAAGAGGTTTGATCGGATTGCGTTCTAATGTCTTGACTGCAACGCAGGGCGAGGCTGTGATGACACACCGTTTCAAAGAATTCGGTTCATTCCGTGGACCAATTCCAGGACGTATCAGCGGTTCTATTATTTCTAAAAATACAGGTCCTGCAACAGGATATACCATTGATAAATTACAGGATCGCGGACGTTTCTTCGTCGAGCCGGGTGATGAAATCTATGGTGGCCAGGTAATTGGTGAGCACAATCGTCCAAACGACATTGTTGTGAACTTGCAGGAAGCCAAAAAATTGACAAACATGCGTGCATCAGGAACAGATGATGGTTTAAGGATCGCTCCGAAAATCAATTTCTCTCTTGAAGAATCGATGGAATATATCCAGAAGGATGAGTATCTGGAAGTTACGCCTCAAAGCATGCGTATGCGTAAAATATATCTGGAAGAAAACGATCGTAAACGTAATTCCGGAAAAATGGAAATGGCTTAA
- a CDS encoding Glu/Leu/Phe/Val family dehydrogenase, which translates to MSYIEPAPIKDKENPLESMMQRFDKAVDLLGISEEMYHILKVPRKQVIVGLPVMMDSGQIKTFEGYRVIHSTILGPSKGGIRFDPDVNLDEVRALAAWMTWKCAVVDIPYGGAKGGVACNPREMSAGEIERLMRAYTTALLDVFGPDQDIPAPDMGTGPREMAWLMDEYSKSKGMTIPAVVTGKPLVLGGSLGRTEATGRGVMVSALAGMEKLRINPYRATAVVQGFGNVGSHAALLLRERGVAIHAISDISGAYYNDKGIDIAAAVAYRDANKGSLEGFSGAEQIPGDDLLTLPVDVLVPAAKEDVITRKNVAGIQAKMIVEGANGPTSFKADDIINEKGIMVVPDILANAGGVTVSYFEWVQNRIGYKWTLERINRRTDRIMQDSFDKVYETSLKYKVSLRIAAYIVAIDKVSSTYKFRGGF; encoded by the coding sequence ATGTCATATATAGAACCGGCTCCAATTAAGGATAAAGAAAATCCATTGGAATCAATGATGCAAAGGTTTGATAAGGCTGTTGACCTTTTGGGAATTTCGGAGGAAATGTACCATATTTTGAAAGTGCCGCGTAAGCAAGTCATTGTAGGACTGCCGGTTATGATGGATTCGGGGCAGATTAAAACATTTGAAGGTTACCGGGTTATACATTCAACCATTCTAGGCCCGAGTAAAGGCGGCATCCGTTTTGATCCGGATGTAAACCTGGATGAAGTACGGGCGTTGGCCGCATGGATGACCTGGAAATGTGCCGTTGTGGATATTCCGTATGGCGGTGCAAAAGGCGGGGTTGCCTGCAATCCGCGCGAAATGTCGGCCGGCGAGATCGAACGTTTGATGCGTGCTTATACTACTGCACTCCTGGATGTTTTCGGGCCGGATCAAGATATTCCTGCGCCGGATATGGGAACGGGCCCAAGAGAAATGGCGTGGTTGATGGACGAATATTCTAAGTCAAAAGGCATGACGATTCCCGCGGTCGTTACCGGAAAACCTTTGGTATTGGGGGGCTCTTTGGGCCGCACAGAAGCAACCGGACGTGGTGTAATGGTGTCGGCATTGGCCGGTATGGAAAAATTACGCATTAATCCTTACCGCGCAACGGCTGTGGTGCAGGGTTTTGGAAATGTGGGTTCACACGCCGCTTTGCTCCTGCGCGAAAGAGGTGTCGCAATCCATGCAATCAGCGATATTTCAGGTGCTTATTATAATGACAAAGGGATAGACATTGCTGCCGCAGTTGCATACCGTGATGCGAATAAAGGTTCGCTGGAAGGTTTTTCAGGCGCAGAACAAATTCCGGGAGACGATTTGCTGACATTGCCGGTAGACGTGCTCGTTCCTGCTGCAAAGGAAGACGTAATTACGCGGAAAAATGTGGCCGGAATTCAGGCGAAAATGATCGTCGAAGGCGCAAATGGGCCTACATCATTCAAAGCGGATGACATTATCAATGAAAAAGGCATTATGGTGGTGCCGGACATTCTTGCCAATGCAGGAGGCGTAACAGTTTCCTATTTCGAATGGGTGCAAAACCGCATTGGTTACAAATGGACGCTGGAACGTATTAACCGCCGCACAGACCGCATTATGCAGGATTCGTTTGATAAAGTGTACGAAACCTCATTGAAATACAAAGTGTCCCTGCGAATTGCTGCGTACATTGTCGCTATCGACAAAGTATCAAGCACATACAAGTTCCGCGGCGGGTTCTAA
- a CDS encoding sensor histidine kinase produces MSLSPRFIAFILAILISLITTSFLAFVEGVSRGMLFVSAISAFISSFFLVLYTVDILVFREVNKMYRTIHKLKMKDFNLAPRKKLITESNPLKTINDEIFVYVTKKQKEIDELKKLELFRREFLADVSHEFKTPIFAAQGFIHTLLDGAMEDENVRERFLIKAAKNLDSLDVLVKDLLVLSQMETGDIKMNIAPMDIHLLATNIFSRLENIAKDRDVTFKVKPDELAEVWVLADADRMEQVMLNLIENAVKYGNEGGKVIVHFSEGKKFVEISVRDNGPGIPHEHLNRIFERFYRIDKSRSKEIGGTGLGLAIVKHILNAHDTKIAVMSKPDKGTTFSFKLEKAYISPISENLPEAAVTQANP; encoded by the coding sequence ATGTCACTAAGTCCTCGTTTTATTGCTTTCATACTCGCAATCCTGATATCACTGATCACCACATCTTTTCTTGCTTTTGTGGAAGGTGTATCGAGAGGAATGCTCTTTGTTTCGGCTATTTCTGCTTTTATCTCCTCGTTTTTTCTGGTGCTGTACACGGTTGACATTTTGGTTTTCCGTGAAGTGAACAAAATGTACAGAACGATCCATAAGCTCAAAATGAAGGATTTCAACCTCGCGCCAAGGAAGAAACTGATCACCGAGTCGAACCCGTTGAAGACCATTAATGATGAAATTTTTGTTTACGTAACCAAAAAACAGAAGGAAATTGACGAGCTGAAAAAGCTGGAATTATTTCGTCGTGAATTTTTGGCTGATGTTTCCCACGAGTTCAAAACCCCGATCTTTGCCGCACAAGGCTTTATTCACACGCTGCTGGACGGCGCGATGGAAGATGAAAACGTCAGAGAGCGTTTTTTAATTAAGGCTGCCAAAAATCTTGATAGTCTGGATGTATTGGTAAAAGATCTGCTTGTCCTTTCACAAATGGAAACGGGCGACATTAAGATGAACATTGCGCCAATGGACATTCATTTGTTGGCTACTAACATTTTCAGCAGGCTGGAAAATATTGCGAAAGACCGTGACGTGACATTCAAAGTGAAACCTGATGAACTCGCTGAGGTCTGGGTGCTGGCAGATGCAGACCGTATGGAGCAGGTTATGCTCAACCTGATCGAGAATGCTGTTAAATATGGTAACGAAGGCGGAAAAGTGATCGTACATTTCAGCGAGGGGAAAAAATTTGTTGAAATTTCTGTCCGGGATAACGGCCCAGGCATTCCGCACGAACATTTAAACCGCATTTTCGAGCGCTTTTACCGGATCGATAAAAGCCGCAGTAAGGAAATTGGCGGAACTGGCCTCGGTCTGGCGATCGTTAAGCACATTCTGAATGCCCACGACACCAAAATTGCGGTCATGTCCAAGCCCGACAAAGGCACTACTTTTTCATTTAAGCTCGAAAAGGCATACATTAGCCCAATCTCTGAAAATCTGCCCGAAGCGGCTGTTACACAAGCGAATCCTTAA